The genomic region AAGGCGTCCGCCCGCACAAAGGATTGGATCTACATCTGGTACCGCAAGCAGGTCATGATTCGCAACAAGCAATACGCCCTCCTCGCCAACCAAGACGGCACCAACACCGCCTTCACCCGCTATAAAGGCCCTTTTGACGGCAAGCAGTTGAAGGACAACAAACTCAGCCAATCCGAGCGCGCGCTCAAGGACCAGTTCGAAGCCAAGCTCGCCGAGCTGGCCAAGACCCGCCTCACCACCGCCAGCAAAGAAGGCCGCATCCAAGGGCTGAAGAACAAGACCAACCGGTAAGCTTTTTCAAATCTACCAGAACATGAAACCCCTTCACCTTTTCGCCGCTATGTTGGTGACCGTATTCACCCTGCCCGCGCAAGGCGCCAAGCGGCAACCACCGCCGGTTCGCAAATTTGATGGACCGGGCGCGCCCAAGTTCATTCGACTCGATGCCAAGCCGGGGCTCAACCCGCCCGTGGCCGCCAATGGCAATTACCTGATTGGCCCGGAATACCAGCCGGCGCCGGAGACGAAGGCCAACCCCAATGTGCCGCAGGGCAAGATTCACCAGTTCAAAATCGATTCCCGCACCACCAAGCTGCTGAACCCCGGCATCGCGCGCAAGGTCTTCGGCACGGTCGATCCCAACAACCCCAAGACCTTGATCGTGGACACGCACAAGATTGATTACGTCCGCCAGATCACCGTTTACGTGCCCGCCCAGTACCGGCCCGGCGAGGCCGCTCCTTTCATCGTCTGCCACGACGGGCCCAAAGGAAAACCCAACCTCACCTTGCCCCGCATTCTCGATAACCTGATCGCCCAGAAACGCGTTCCCGCCCAGATCGCTATCATGGTGGCTAACGGCGGCGGCGATGCTCAAGGCCATCAACGCGGCAAGGAATACGACACCATGTCCGGCCTGTTCGCCGAATACATCGAGACCGAGGTGTTGCCGTTGGTGGAGAAAAACTGCGGCGTGAAACTCACCAAGAATCCGGATGGCCGGGCCGTGATGGGTAGCAGCTCCGGCGGTTCCGCCGCCCTGATCATGGCGTGGTATCGCACGGATCTTTATCACCGCGTGCTGACCACCTCCGGCACCTTCGTCAACCAGCAATGGCCGTTCAATCCCAAGACCCCCGGCGGCGCCTGGGATTTTCACGACCAGCTCATCCCGCAGAGTCCCAAGAAACCGCTTCGCATCTTTCTGGCCGTGGGCGACCGCGACAACTTCAACCCCAACGTCATGCGCGACGATATGCACGATTGGGTGGAAGCCAACCATCGCATGGCCAAGGTGCTCAAGGCCAAGGGTTACGATTACCAATATCTGTTTTGCCAAAACTCCGGCCACGGCATCCGCAACGCCAAGACCCAGTTCCTGCCCCACGCACTGGAATGGGTCTGGCACGGCTACAAACCGAAGGAGTAAACTTCTGAGCAACTCCTTTTACTTCACAAAATTTCGACCAAAGTTACAGTAAATGAATAATGAAATTATACCTTATTTGGAGATGTGCAAACGTGAAGGATCAAGCCTGCAAAGAGGCATGAATTACCGACTCGGACATGACCACTCAGTTATTTTAATGTCTGTGCGTCCTGGAGCCCCATACGAAGACCGATTAGAAGACAATGGTGAAACACTTATTTATGAAGGTCACGATATAAACAGAACAAGAACAGGCCCAAACCCAAAAACAGTCGATCAACCAGAAAAGTATTCAACAGGCAAGTTGACTGAAAATGGAAAGTTTAATTAAAGCAGCCCAACTAGCCAAGCGGCGCGAACAATTACCAGAACGGGTACGTGTTTATGAAAAAATCAAACCCGGGATCTGGACTTATAATGGTGTTTTCCATCTCATTGATTCCTGGCGAGAAAAATCTAATCGAAGACATGTTTTTAAATTTCGCCTTGTTGCTGTAGAGGGCGACGAAGATTTCTCTCGACCTGTAAGTATTGACATTCCACACAGAAGAATAATACCGACGAATATCAAGTTAGAAGTTTGGACTCGAGATCAGGGCCAGTGTGTTGAATGTGGATCGGAAGACAATCTCCACTTTGACCATATCCTTCCTTTTTCAAAAGGCGGAACCTCTATAACAACGGATAACATTCAGCTTCTTTGCATGCGACACAACCTTAAAAAATCCGCGAAAATACAATAAATCCCTCCAGGTAATCGCAATGAAAACAATTGACATTTACTCTGTTGCATATGCGCTCGTTTTCTTTGCATTTTCACCTGCGGCCGCCGCCAAGCCCAATGTGCTGTTCGTCATTTCGGACGACCTGAACTACGCCCTCGGCGGAGACGGCCATCCCGAATGCAAGACGCCGAACCTTGATCGGTTTGCCAAGACGGGCGTTAGCTTTACGCGGGCGTATTGTCAGTTTCCGTTCTGTGGTCCTTCGCGGGCTTCCATCATGACGGGCCAGTATCCGTTGGTGAACGGCGTGATGCGCAACGGAGGCAAGGTCGATCCCAACCGGGTGACCCTTCCCCGGCACTTTGCCAACCACGGCTATTGGAGCGCGCGCGTGAGCAAGATCTATCACATGGGCATCCCCGTCGACATCGTGCAAGGAACGTCCGGCCCGGACCATGCCGCTTCTTGGAGCGAGGCCCATAATATCACCGCCCTCGAAACGATGACGCCTGGCAAGCTGGCCGATTACACGCATCCAGACGCCGCCGAGCATTACCCCGCCGAACGCGCCAAATGGGCCGCCGCGCATCGTGAAGGGGCTCCCTACAAAATGCATCCCTCCATCCGCGGCGATTACGCCGTGCTCGAAGTAGCGGATAAGGACACCGGATTACTCGCCGATACCCTGGCCGTCGACAAGGCCCTCGCACTGCTCAAAGGCCGCCAAGGCCAGGCCAAGCCCTTCTTTCTCGCTGTCGGCTTGGTGCGCCCGCACTTTCCGTTTGTGGCGACCGAGGGCAGCCTTGAACCTTATGATGCCCATCGAATGGCTCATCCGGATTTTCCGCAGGACGATCACGCCGACATGCCGACCGGCTCCAAGGGACGCATGATGGAGCTAAAGAAAACCGCCGTCCGGGAAGTCCGCCGCGGTTACTACGGCGCGGTCACTTACATGGACGCGCAATTTGGCCGCCTCATGAACGGGCTCGATCATCTCAAGCTTCGCGGCAACACCATCGTCGTCTTCGTCTCCGACCACGGCTATCTGCTGGGCGAACATCAGATGTGGAAAAAAGGCGTCCTTTGGAACGAAGCCATCCATGTCCCGCTCATCATTTCCGCGCCCGGCAAAAAGCAAGGCGCGCGCACGAATCACATCGTCGAACTCATCGACCTGTATCCTACCCTCGCCGAACTCGCGGGCTTGCCTCCCGAACCCAAGGCCCAAGGGCAAAGCCTCGTACCGCTGTTGAATAACCCAGACGCAAAACTCCCGCGTCAAGATGCCTGGACAACCGTCGCGCGCGGCCATGGCCTACGTTCCGGCAAATGGGCCTTCATGTGGTACCCCGCCTCCAAGCGCACCAAAACCGAAGGATTCATGCTCTACGACATGGAGAAAGATCCGAAACAATTCACCAACCTCGCCAATGACCCCGCCCACGCCGCCATCAAGGCCAAGCTCTTAGAGCGCTTGAAAGAACGGCTCAATGAAGTAAAGTGAACGGTGATGAGATTCTCAATTGCGCTATGTGCACTGGCCATTCTGACACCCGCGGTAATTGCCGAACCGCCGCCGGCATTGGAGCGTTACCGTAATTTGGAGTTCCCACCGCGACCGGAGAATTTTGACAAGGGTTGGCGTGAACGGGTAGCGCTGGAATTTGAGATTATCAATCAGGCCAACCTGTCCTCCCTGCGCGCGGGTCTGACTGACAAAAACGAATTTGTACGATCCATGGCCGCCCGGGCGCTGGGCATTCGTGGAGACAAGGCCTCGGCCAATGCGCTGGCGGAGGTGGCCCGGAAAGATCGGGAGTTCATGGTTCGCATTCGGGCCGTGGAATCACTTGGTCTGCTCAAGATGAAGGCGGAGGTGATTGAGGCGGCAAAGAAGGATCGCCAAGGCGCTGTGCGCTGGTCGGCTGATTTGGCCGCTGACCAGCTCAAGAGCAAACAGGATTGTGCCGGCCAAATTCGGCGGGCGTTTGCGGCGGGCATTAACCGCAAGAAAATGGGCTCGGCAATGATCGGGCAACCCGCTCCGGATTTCACCGCCCAAACGCTGGACGGCAAGCCCTTCAAGCTATCGACCGTTCTGGGCAAGAAACCCATTGCGCTGTATTTTGCGGCCTTCGATCAATGAGGCGGCTGCATGCATGAGCAGGCGCAGTTGCGCCTGAAAAAAGAAGAAGTCCTTAAGCTGGGTGCAGAAGTATATCTGATCCAGTCCCATGACCTGCTGCGCACCCGGGTGTTTAAGGAGGAGAATCGGTTGCTCTCCCGCGGCAACGGCCCGTTCGCCAAACAAAAGAGCCTCGTCTTCAGCACGGCACTGGCTGATCCGGCGGGACAGGCGGCAGCGATTTATGGGGTTGCCCGCAAATGCATCCGCTGGGGCGGCTGGGTAGAGAACAACCCTTGTTGGTTCGTTATCGATCGCAAAGGCATTCTCACCTACGCAGCGCATCCCACGTTTGCCTCGCCTACTTCCTATGTAAAGGAAGTTGACGATATGCTAAAAGCACTGGAGCAAGCTTCCCGCCACTCCAATTAGCCCCCGCTAAAAGCTGGCCTTCGCAGGCGCTTTGGTACAGATTCCCCGCCCATTATGATCCGTTTCCTTACGCTTCTCTTTGCACTGACATTGCCCATCAAGGCCGAGAATCGCCCGCCCAACATCGTGTTCATTTTCATTGATGACTGGGCCTGGAACGGCACCCCGATTGCCTTTGATGAGGCGATGGCCAATTCCAAAATGCCCGTGCTGCAGATGCCGCATCTCAAGCGGCTCGCACGCGATGGTATGAAGTTTCGCAACGCCTACGCCTCGCCGCAGTGTTCGCCTTCGCGTGTGTGTGTGCAGACCGGCCAATCCTCCCCGCGCAATGGCTACACCGTGTTCTCGAATGCGCTCGGGCAGGAATATTTTAACGTCAAGAAATCGCGCGGCCTGCCGGTGATCTCCTGCATCTCGGATATGACACTCGATCCCGAGGCCGTGACCATTCCGGAGGCGCTCAAGCCGTTGGGCTATGCGAGCGCGCATTTTGGTAAATGGCATATGCGCGGCGATCCCGGCGCTGAGGGGTACATCGCGCATGACGGCGATACCACCAACGACCCCGGCAACACCGTGGGCAAAGTCGCCCGCCAACCGGATGATCTTACCGACCCCAAGCTGATGTTCAGCGTCACCCAACGCTCGATGGACTTCATCGACGCACAGGCCAAGGCGAAGCGGCCTTTTTACCTGCAGATTTCCCACTACGCCATGCACGAGGGCCGCGAATGCCTGCCCGCCACGCGCACCAAGTACGTGAAACATCCCGCCGTGCAGGCCTACTACAAGCGCGCCGGCAAGACCGCCGACAACATCAACCGCAAACAAGACCCCGCCATCTGGCTGGGCATGGCGGAGGATCTCGACCGCTGCATCGGCGACGTGCTCGCCAAGCTTAAGCAGGCCGGCATTGCGGACAACACCTACGTCGTGGTGATGTCCGACAACGGTTATCGTCACAAGGAACTCAAGCTGCATCCCAAGCTCACCCAGCCCATGCACGCCCACAAATGGTGGGTGTGGCAGGGCGGCATTCGTGTGCCGATGATTGTGCGCGGCCCCGGCATCCCCGCCGGCAGGACGTTTGATGGCAACGTGGTGAACTACGATCTGCTCCCCACCTTCGTCGACTGGGCTGGCGGTCAGCCCGGGAAATTAAAAGACATCGACGGCGTTTCCCTCGCCGACTATTTGCGCGGCAAAAAACCGGACGAGGCTTTCCTCAAGCGGCACCTCTATTTTCATTACCCGCACAACCGCACCTCCATGCCGCACTCGGCCATTGTCTCCGGCACGGACAAGGTCATCCACTTTTACGACCACGACGACATCCCGATGCTCTTCGATCTCGCCAAGGACGAAGCCGAGACGACCAATCTTGCCGGCAAGCATCCAGAGCGCCATCAGGCGCTCTTCGGTGAGATGATGCGCTACCTCAAGGCCGTCGACGCCCGCATCCCCAAGGTGAACCCGGACTTCGATCCCGAGGCGTACAAACAAATGGAAGCGTACGAAAAACGCCTGCCCTACGGCCCGTTCAAGGGACGCCGGCCGGCCGGTGATGACGAATAATCCTTTAACACTCCATGAAACGAATGACACTATTGATCGCGGCACTGCTCATTGCAGTCCCGTTACACGGCGAGAACGCAGACCGCCCGAACATCCTCTGGATTACCAGCGAGGACAATAGCATCTCTTGGCTGAGTTGTTACGGTAGTAAAAATGCCAAGACCCCCAACCTAGATCAGTTTGCCAAGGAAGGCTTTCGTTACCTGCACTGCTTCGATAACGCGGCCGTCTGCGCTCCCACGCGATCTACTTGGATCACCGGCCATTACGCCATCTCCATTGGCACCCAGCCAATGCGAAGCCGTTACAAGATTCCGCACGACAAGATTCCCTACTATCCAGACCTATTGAAAGCCGCGGGCTACCACGTTTCTAATGGCGGTAAGACTGATTACAATATCGGCGGCAGAGACGATAAGGATACTTGGCGGGTCGATGGAAAACTAGCCAAGCGCCAGCCCGGACAAAAATTCTTCCAAATCCGCAACATAGGGGACAGCCACGAAAGCCGAGCCTTCCCGAAGAATGCCGGCCAAGTGAAGACTGACCCCGCCAAAATGGTCTTACACGCCTACCATCCTGACCTTCCAGAGATGCGGATGACTTACGCGACTTACACCGATGCGGTCCAGCGCATGGACGCCAAAGTTGGTGAAATTCTCGCTCAACTTAAGGCAGACGGACTCGCGGATGACACCATCGTCGTTTACTGTTCGGATCATGGCGGCGTCTTGCCTCGCAGCAAACGCTTCCTCTATTCGAGTGGAACGCATTGCCCTCTCATCGTTCGTATTCCAGAAAAATGGAAGCATTGGTGGCCCGCCGAAAAACCGGGGATGACCGTGGATCGCATCGTTAGCTTTGTCGATATGCCTAAAACATTCCTTAGCCTTGCGGGTGCCGCAGTCCCCAAAAGCTACCAAGGGCGCATTTTTCTCGGTGGCGACATCGAGCCGGCCCCAAAATACCACCTCAGCTTTCGGGAACGAGCCGACGAGTGCTCTGACATGGTCCGCGGCATGCGTGACGAACGGTATGCTTACATTAAAAACTATATGCCTTGGGCCCCTAACGGACAAAAGCTCCGATACATGTGGACGATGACCGGCACCCAAGCCTGGGAAAAACACTACCAAGACGGCAAGTGCGATGCGGTGACCGGACGTTTTTTCCGCCCTCGGCCCTCTGAGGAGTTCTTTGATACCGTGAATGACTTCGACAATATCCACAACCTAGCCAACTCCCCCCAACACCGGGCCAAGCTTACCGAGTTGAAACAGGCTTTACGTAAGAAACAATTGGAACTGTTCGACTCGGGTCTGCTGCCTGAAAACATGCGGGTACGCCGGGCCGAAGCCCATGGGCTGACGATCTACGAAATGGTCCGAGACCCAAAACTTTACCCTCTCGAAAAGTACCTAGACTTTTCCGACTTGGCCCTATCCCGAAATCCCACCAACCTGAATCAGCTGATCAAGGGCATGAACGACCCGGACGAAGGGATTCGCTACTGGGCCATCTGTGGCCTGTTCCTTCTCGAAGAAAAAGCCAAGCCTGCGCTCAAAACTATAGAAAAAGCGCTAATTGACGACAGCACTGAAGTCCAAATGATGGCCGCATGGACCCTGCACAAATTCGGAGACCAAGAGAAAGCCGCAGCCGCTTTATCCGCGGTCCACAAGGTCTCGAATAAGGACAAACCCCTTTATGAATCCATCAAGCGCTGGATGAACGCGGTTCACCCAAAACACTAAGCTCATACTCCGATGACCATTCACGCATCGCTCCGTTCACACCTGTTTTGCATTCTGTGGAGTTTCATACTGCTCCCGTTCATCACCCTGCCCGCGGCGACCAAACAGCAACCGAATGTCCTCTTCCTCGCAGTCGATGACATGAACGACTGGATCGGCTGCTTAAACACCACCCCACGGGCGCTCACGCCGAACATCGACAAACTGGCCGCGCGCGGCGTGAACTTCTCCAACGCCCACACCGCCGGCGTGTATTGTGCCCCCAGTCGCGCCGCAATTTTCTCCGGCCAATTCGCCTCCACCACCGGCTGTTATCAGAGCGCCACTTATTTTGTGGAACACCCCCAAATCGAATCGCTGCAAACCAGCTTCGCCAAGGCCGGCTATGCCACTTATGGCGGCGGCAAACTGTTTCATCATCCGGCCGGCAACATCGACACGCGCAACTGGACGGAGTTTTTTCTGCGCAATCCACACCAGCGGAATGCCGGTTGGCCGATGGAATCGTGGAGCAAGGAAACCCCCTTCCCTCACCCGTTCCCGGCCAGTTCGTACAACGCCGGACAGGAAATCAGTGGCGGCCTCTTTCTTGAGTGGGCGCCGATTCCGAATGATCAGGAGGAACACCTCGCCGACACCCAGCGCGCCAATTGGGCGGTGCAGCAACTCCAGAAAAAACACGATCAACCCTTCTTTCTGGGCGTGGGGTTTTACGCCCCGCATTATCCGAATTATTGTCCGCAAAAATATTTCGATCTCTACGAGACTGAGAAAATCAAACTGCCCCCGATCAAGAAGGACGACCTCGCCGATTTACCGGCTCGGATTCAAAAGATTCGAACCAACCGCGCCCGAGTCCATGACAAGCTGGAATCGCTGGACGCCGTGGATGACGCGATCCATGGCTACCTCGCCTGTATCAGTTATGCGGATGCCATGATCGGCCGTGTGCTGGATGCGCTCGAAGCCAGCCCGCATGCCAACAACACCCTCGTCGTGCTCTGGAGTGATCACGGCTACCATCACGGCGAGAAAGGGCAATGGGGCAAACACACCCTTTGGGAGCGCACCTCCAACGTCCCCTTCATCTGGGCCGGCCCCGGCGTCGCCAAAGGGGAGCGTACCGACGTCACCGTTAGTCTGATCGATATCTATCCAACCCTTGCCGAGATGTGCCAACTGCCCAAGCCGCATCAATCGCTCGAAGGCACCTCGCTGGCCGCCACCTTGGGCAAGCCCTCAGAAGCCAAGGATCGCACCGTGTTTTTGCCGTATCTGCAACCCGGCGAATACGCCGCCATCAACCGCGACTGGCGTTACATTCGCTATGCCGATGGCGAGGAACTCTACGATCTCAAGGCCGACCCGAACGAATGGCACAACCTCGCCGATCAACCCCGGCACGCGGCCGTGAAAACCAAACTAGCGGCAATTGCCCCGAAACAATTCGCCCCACAAGCCCAGAAGTTTAACGTCAAACGCGATCTCGTGGTGAAAGACGGCCGGTTTGAATGGAAATACCGAAAAGGCAACACCACGCCAACCCCGACCTTTAAACCGCCCGTGACGTCCAAACCCGTCGCCCCAAAACCAACACAGCCTAAGGAGAAATTACCCAATACACTTCACCTCAAGCGATAATGAACAGAACGAAATCAATGATCGCTATATCACGTGTTATAATCGGCCTACTGTTTCTACTGGCTGCCATCTTAACTGAAGCTGCGGACCGGCCAAACGTATTGTTAATCGTATGCGATGATTTGAACACACACGTATCCCCCGCCGGTTACGAGCCGATTCACACGCCGGTGATGAAACAGTTCGCTACCGAAGCCCAAACGTTTCAGCGGGCGTTTTGCCAATATCCCGTTTGCGGCCCCTCACGCGCTTCGTTCATGAGCGGACTCTATCCTGAATCAACTGGGGTACTCGATAACACAGCCGATATCCGACAAACCCGACCGAACACTGTGAGTTTGCCGCAACATTTCAAACAACACGGCTACTGGACCGGCGGCGTGGGTAAACTGTTTCACACCCCGAAGCACGACCACGGGGACGCTGCCTGGAATATCAATCTACGATTCGACAATGATGAGTTGCCCAATGTCCGTGCAGCTCGTCAGAAGTTTGAGGCAGAACACGGTTCAGTAGAAACGGGCCCTAACCGTCGTCGATGGCGCACACTAAAGAAACAGGTTTCAGCCAAACTCAGTGGCCAATCCCCGCCGGGCCATGGCCCCAGCGGCCTCACTGATGCCCAGCATAAGGATGGTAAAAACGCCCGGCAAGTCGCCCAATGGTTAACCCAAAAGACGTATGGAGATCAGCCATTCTTGATCGCCTGCGGCATCCAGAAACCGCATGTGCCCTTTCTGGCACCTAACAAGTATTTCGATCTCTATCCGTTAAACAAAATCACCTATAAACCGGACCATCCAAAACTTTGGGATTCGCTCCCCTCATTGGCCAAGGTGAAACGCTACGAATCGTTTGGTTTCGAGCTCGGCAAGGAAAATGACGCCTTACGCCGCGAATATACACAGGCCTATCATGCGTGCATTTCATTTATCGACGCGCAGATCGGAATCATGCTTGAGGCTCTCAAGCAAAGCGGCCACTGGAACAATACCGTGGTGATCATCACCTCCGATCATGGCTATCATCTCGGCGACCATTTTCTTTGGGGCAAGGTCACTCTATTCGATATTGGAGCCAAGGTTCCATTAATCATCCGCGCCCCCGGCCTCACCCAAGCTGGCAGCACATCGCAGGCGATGGTGGAGTTAATCGATCTGTATCCCACCCTCGCCGATCTGGCCGGCTTACCCAAGCCGACACATTTACAAGGCACCTCGCTTCGGCCACTCCTTGGGCATCCGGAACGACTCGGTAAAAAGAAATTTGCTTACACAATCGTCACACGCGGCCCCAAGCTGGGCTACGCATTGCGTAATCAAAACTGGCGTTACGCAAAATGGCCCGATGGTGAGGAACTCTATAACCTTAATTCCGACCCAGAAGAGAAACAGAACCTGGCCGGAAAACCCCATCTCAACGAACGTCTCATGGAATTTCGCCAGAAT from Limisphaerales bacterium harbors:
- a CDS encoding esterase family protein, translated to MKPLHLFAAMLVTVFTLPAQGAKRQPPPVRKFDGPGAPKFIRLDAKPGLNPPVAANGNYLIGPEYQPAPETKANPNVPQGKIHQFKIDSRTTKLLNPGIARKVFGTVDPNNPKTLIVDTHKIDYVRQITVYVPAQYRPGEAAPFIVCHDGPKGKPNLTLPRILDNLIAQKRVPAQIAIMVANGGGDAQGHQRGKEYDTMSGLFAEYIETEVLPLVEKNCGVKLTKNPDGRAVMGSSSGGSAALIMAWYRTDLYHRVLTTSGTFVNQQWPFNPKTPGGAWDFHDQLIPQSPKKPLRIFLAVGDRDNFNPNVMRDDMHDWVEANHRMAKVLKAKGYDYQYLFCQNSGHGIRNAKTQFLPHALEWVWHGYKPKE
- a CDS encoding sulfatase gives rise to the protein MKTIDIYSVAYALVFFAFSPAAAAKPNVLFVISDDLNYALGGDGHPECKTPNLDRFAKTGVSFTRAYCQFPFCGPSRASIMTGQYPLVNGVMRNGGKVDPNRVTLPRHFANHGYWSARVSKIYHMGIPVDIVQGTSGPDHAASWSEAHNITALETMTPGKLADYTHPDAAEHYPAERAKWAAAHREGAPYKMHPSIRGDYAVLEVADKDTGLLADTLAVDKALALLKGRQGQAKPFFLAVGLVRPHFPFVATEGSLEPYDAHRMAHPDFPQDDHADMPTGSKGRMMELKKTAVREVRRGYYGAVTYMDAQFGRLMNGLDHLKLRGNTIVVFVSDHGYLLGEHQMWKKGVLWNEAIHVPLIISAPGKKQGARTNHIVELIDLYPTLAELAGLPPEPKAQGQSLVPLLNNPDAKLPRQDAWTTVARGHGLRSGKWAFMWYPASKRTKTEGFMLYDMEKDPKQFTNLANDPAHAAIKAKLLERLKERLNEVK
- a CDS encoding HEAT repeat domain-containing protein, whose translation is MRFSIALCALAILTPAVIAEPPPALERYRNLEFPPRPENFDKGWRERVALEFEIINQANLSSLRAGLTDKNEFVRSMAARALGIRGDKASANALAEVARKDREFMVRIRAVESLGLLKMKAEVIEAAKKDRQGAVRWSADLAADQLKSKQDCAGQIRRAFAAGINRKKMGSAMIGQPAPDFTAQTLDGKPFKLSTVLGKKPIALYFAAFDQ
- a CDS encoding redoxin domain-containing protein, with amino-acid sequence MHEQAQLRLKKEEVLKLGAEVYLIQSHDLLRTRVFKEENRLLSRGNGPFAKQKSLVFSTALADPAGQAAAIYGVARKCIRWGGWVENNPCWFVIDRKGILTYAAHPTFASPTSYVKEVDDMLKALEQASRHSN
- a CDS encoding sulfatase-like hydrolase/transferase, with the translated sequence MIRFLTLLFALTLPIKAENRPPNIVFIFIDDWAWNGTPIAFDEAMANSKMPVLQMPHLKRLARDGMKFRNAYASPQCSPSRVCVQTGQSSPRNGYTVFSNALGQEYFNVKKSRGLPVISCISDMTLDPEAVTIPEALKPLGYASAHFGKWHMRGDPGAEGYIAHDGDTTNDPGNTVGKVARQPDDLTDPKLMFSVTQRSMDFIDAQAKAKRPFYLQISHYAMHEGRECLPATRTKYVKHPAVQAYYKRAGKTADNINRKQDPAIWLGMAEDLDRCIGDVLAKLKQAGIADNTYVVVMSDNGYRHKELKLHPKLTQPMHAHKWWVWQGGIRVPMIVRGPGIPAGRTFDGNVVNYDLLPTFVDWAGGQPGKLKDIDGVSLADYLRGKKPDEAFLKRHLYFHYPHNRTSMPHSAIVSGTDKVIHFYDHDDIPMLFDLAKDEAETTNLAGKHPERHQALFGEMMRYLKAVDARIPKVNPDFDPEAYKQMEAYEKRLPYGPFKGRRPAGDDE
- a CDS encoding sulfatase-like hydrolase/transferase, whose translation is MKRMTLLIAALLIAVPLHGENADRPNILWITSEDNSISWLSCYGSKNAKTPNLDQFAKEGFRYLHCFDNAAVCAPTRSTWITGHYAISIGTQPMRSRYKIPHDKIPYYPDLLKAAGYHVSNGGKTDYNIGGRDDKDTWRVDGKLAKRQPGQKFFQIRNIGDSHESRAFPKNAGQVKTDPAKMVLHAYHPDLPEMRMTYATYTDAVQRMDAKVGEILAQLKADGLADDTIVVYCSDHGGVLPRSKRFLYSSGTHCPLIVRIPEKWKHWWPAEKPGMTVDRIVSFVDMPKTFLSLAGAAVPKSYQGRIFLGGDIEPAPKYHLSFRERADECSDMVRGMRDERYAYIKNYMPWAPNGQKLRYMWTMTGTQAWEKHYQDGKCDAVTGRFFRPRPSEEFFDTVNDFDNIHNLANSPQHRAKLTELKQALRKKQLELFDSGLLPENMRVRRAEAHGLTIYEMVRDPKLYPLEKYLDFSDLALSRNPTNLNQLIKGMNDPDEGIRYWAICGLFLLEEKAKPALKTIEKALIDDSTEVQMMAAWTLHKFGDQEKAAAALSAVHKVSNKDKPLYESIKRWMNAVHPKH
- a CDS encoding sulfatase translates to MTIHASLRSHLFCILWSFILLPFITLPAATKQQPNVLFLAVDDMNDWIGCLNTTPRALTPNIDKLAARGVNFSNAHTAGVYCAPSRAAIFSGQFASTTGCYQSATYFVEHPQIESLQTSFAKAGYATYGGGKLFHHPAGNIDTRNWTEFFLRNPHQRNAGWPMESWSKETPFPHPFPASSYNAGQEISGGLFLEWAPIPNDQEEHLADTQRANWAVQQLQKKHDQPFFLGVGFYAPHYPNYCPQKYFDLYETEKIKLPPIKKDDLADLPARIQKIRTNRARVHDKLESLDAVDDAIHGYLACISYADAMIGRVLDALEASPHANNTLVVLWSDHGYHHGEKGQWGKHTLWERTSNVPFIWAGPGVAKGERTDVTVSLIDIYPTLAEMCQLPKPHQSLEGTSLAATLGKPSEAKDRTVFLPYLQPGEYAAINRDWRYIRYADGEELYDLKADPNEWHNLADQPRHAAVKTKLAAIAPKQFAPQAQKFNVKRDLVVKDGRFEWKYRKGNTTPTPTFKPPVTSKPVAPKPTQPKEKLPNTLHLKR
- a CDS encoding sulfatase translates to MNTHVSPAGYEPIHTPVMKQFATEAQTFQRAFCQYPVCGPSRASFMSGLYPESTGVLDNTADIRQTRPNTVSLPQHFKQHGYWTGGVGKLFHTPKHDHGDAAWNINLRFDNDELPNVRAARQKFEAEHGSVETGPNRRRWRTLKKQVSAKLSGQSPPGHGPSGLTDAQHKDGKNARQVAQWLTQKTYGDQPFLIACGIQKPHVPFLAPNKYFDLYPLNKITYKPDHPKLWDSLPSLAKVKRYESFGFELGKENDALRREYTQAYHACISFIDAQIGIMLEALKQSGHWNNTVVIITSDHGYHLGDHFLWGKVTLFDIGAKVPLIIRAPGLTQAGSTSQAMVELIDLYPTLADLAGLPKPTHLQGTSLRPLLGHPERLGKKKFAYTIVTRGPKLGYALRNQNWRYAKWPDGEELYNLNSDPEEKQNLAGKPHLNERLMEFRQNLAAKQIESASKKR